A region from the Branchiostoma lanceolatum isolate klBraLanc5 chromosome 2, klBraLanc5.hap2, whole genome shotgun sequence genome encodes:
- the LOC136426878 gene encoding serine-rich adhesin for platelets-like — MEKKKKEKSRARKKKNKIAPSEMKAEVQQQLGSSQRNHGESSAQVQVVNSSPESGAVHSTIQGSYNKEPGKGIPQESEERGIIDNRISESSSSSGSAGHTDGLTVESLAPGTKSSVPSDVQLPGGSGTSKHVSVVKKKKKKKRGRSRSRKRSLESGVGSSHPFGSKNFSKTKGSSRRRSMQMEFAKLTARAMLMALSHSPLTSGGGRRVDMPVHSQTPTDRTEKTQPLDSGFSTKERTTSPQKVTDSSGFKYHVKKMNIDKGERKGAVSSGNKGLDHQSETLCHPGAFSTKDRNGSLVNQGTKHVNTVMKGEIHMERKTSEPDVIQASCARTALPSDTSSSSSESSSGEESSSEDELSLRKSLAQTKLSDVGKQNKVFKIPSSVAASHTNGENPSAKGKHPANGKQGKVKKSKKSGTDKCGKKKEYKIKTSYVTPTDVATDSKATKKIRKKQDADVSKSVCRSEKLKEAFKKEGMSRSPQTFGSAYTSSLANLIALSRLVQEDKTVASTEHKKKRKKKMGSKRAKIETTVLGPGENSYHEAQSKMGNAPGDVKAGVPKAHKEGKKNKGTGKEHTTTSHTGDKEPSSCLETLANQNSHSMGSDLANKPTVQSTAPDSVMSSVREGKGMAPSQSGASGSRNKEKSGVSKKKITKKRRKEGTSISKNLKKKVGDIGKRTFTSTSQTVIQSPESLKCANVQNPSVSQKDGHDTYTTTKSKTVFNVTQTVKDDSSAQVKVDVAFTDTTSRETLGATSDMPKSNIPDTEKPALSTVGTKKSTHTGILKPTAGTNRLKTNATSIPHSTASTSKLSSNATAVPNSTDILVFNPSIAVTSNVTSNVTAKEESHDVDTNRSKLDHSTSESDAMYSTADEDSCIVSTTDDTQLMDITGTGRQSTSSKDKLKSALVAGMQGTITGANDSITADTTGKDGDKFDETESDISATTDKDDSCIIIIDTPEKQQESSSHEPTTASTSTMSDGISEPETVTKTNTNLHCQSSQVTKEVSVQLTRLEDEIMMYLLNKPKSTNTKEEKNTAMTKASKEVQDGERMVEDDKAGSDRTLSQDNETLVEQYDRKDDKTERNTVSQLPQQESCPQSVLAIAADADESRGDEADRHTVTRTPNIEKSPDSSQETLLVVTTSKNSTIEDCCPHLPQNSCPQCLSGSKEEHIEQEFDKSNKSCPEADNAITTQDKNVSSGKATDITSDDLDLPPSGKIGDISYTVDEIDLNEEPSNTDKSKEGENSRHGINSTPCKTTTYEVQDSVRQELQVEADTSTSNTIDSEINLEVLTTGNQHNNPCQEKREQRAHLEETIQRVWEKCGFKSLPSTVTDTNTMETSEEEPRVSLHNSNEADDHDVILAPGTNINASSKPPSESGLVQNDIGRPNSKFTEKSLEMSETESIGPCSSTTAATSTYMDTDDLQLSGKVSSIQTAVEAEENTSCMDSLEDSLLSMQSQESVEMFANMFVNAIYGEGEPGHKSTLPWEVYTSSSDSEVSTGSDTSSEESVDSEENDEQNDCSVSDNPEEESNKENDPVSPANVQTLSDFEDNHNDTVITKDSASGWDGSVPSKDGATENENSNQPRGQSSNAVANSSKGSNSHNDVSPLTSQQTETVFVTEDDLDLGAVSELEDATSDDESSTYSFIPGDHSQGPEVPEDDVEDFLESVDISPIIKSANTVGGTVCQKKTCRRSLFEYQGGNGVSVVPKEEMQGDLHLVLNTSKSSEEDWSTPLKPLVADYSSPGDTRQEEETLEVFKPFSQDVEGDQLLSDYMSGIEPILKDHFEPTKGPAFEEEIAPKQNNQKCAESKAKDQEKYKIGCTIVNVKEHLRGTKYRRNRNTRH, encoded by the exons atggagaagaagaaaaag GAAAAGTCACGGGCACgtaagaagaaaaataagattgCTCCATCAGAAATGAAAGCTGAGGTACAGCAACAGTTAGGCAGCAGCCAGAGGAACCATGGAGAATCATCAGCacaggtacaggtagtaaactcTTCCCCAGAAAGTGGAGCTGTGCACAGTACCATCCAAGGCTCCTACAATAAAGAACCTGGCAAAGGCATACCACAGGAATCTGAGGAACGTGGTATAATAGACAACAGAATCTCAGAGTCTTCAAGCAGCAGTGGATCAGCAGGGCATACAGATGGGCTAACAGTGGAGAGCTTAGCACCAGGAACCAAATCCTCTGTTCCCAGTGATGTTCAACTCCCTGGGGGATCAGGTACAAGCAAACATGTCTCTGTggtcaagaagaagaagaagaaaaagcgaGGCAGAAGTAGGTCAAGGAAGAGGTCACTGGAGTCTGGTGTTGGTTCCAGTCATCCTTTTGGAAGTAAGAATTTCAGCAAGACAAAGGGATCATCTAGGCGCAGGTCAATGCAAATGGAATTTGCCAAGCTGACGGCAAGGGCAATGTTGATGGCCTTGTCCCATTCCCCTTTAACAAGTGGTGGAGGAAGGAGGGTAGACATGCCAGTCCACAGTCAGACTCCTACAGACAGAACGGAAAAGACACAGCCATTAGATAgtggtttcagcaccaaggagagaacaaCTTCACCACAAAAAGTGACAGACAGCTCTGGGTTTAAGTATCATGTGAAGAAGATGAATATTGATAAGGGAGAGAGAAAAGGGGCTGTGTCATCAGGAAACAAGGGGCTAGATCATCAATCAGAAACACTGTGTCATCCTggagcgttcagcaccaaggacaggaatggcAGTCTGGTCAACCAAGGAACCAAGCATGTTAACACTGTCATGAAAGGAGAGATCCACATGGAAAGGAAAACTAGTGAGCCGGATGTCATCCAAGCCTCTTGTGCCCGTACAGCCCTTCCTTCTGATACGAGTTCTTCTAGCTCTGAGTCCAGTAGTGGAGAGGAATCTTCTTCAGAGGATGAACTGTCCCTCAGGAAGTCTTTAGCACAGACAAAGTTGTCAGATGttggtaaacaaaacaaagttttcaAGATACCTTCTTCTGTAGCAGCATCACACACAAATGGAGAAAACCCATCAGCTAAGGGTAAACATCCTGCTAATGGAAAACAAGGGAAGGTGAAGAAGTCGAAAAAATCTGGTACTGACAAATGTGGTAAGAAGAAAGAGTACAAGATTAAAACAAGTTATGTGACACCAACAGATGTTGCCACTGATTCAAAGGCCACCAAAAAGATCAGGAAAAAGCAAGATGCTGATGTCAGCAAATCGGTGTGTCGCTCTGAGAAACTTAAGGAGGCATTTAAGAAGGAGGGTATGAGCAGATCCCCTCAAACCTTTGGCAGTGCATACACGTCAAGTCTTGCCAACTTGATCGCATTATCAAGGTTAGTGCAAGAAGACAAAACAGTAGCATCAACTGAAcacaagaagaagaggaagaagaaaatggGGAGTAAGAGAGCAAAGATAGAGACTACTGTACTTGGTCCTGGTGAAAATAGCTATCATGAGGCCCAAAGCAAAATGGGAAATGCCCCTGGAGACGTTAAGGCTGGTGTGCCCAAAGCGCAtaaggaaggaaagaagaacAAAGGGACAGGCAAAGAACATACAACAACCTCACATACAGGAGATAAAGAGCCATCCAGCTGCTTGGAGACATTGGCCAATCAGAATTCACATTCTATGGGGAGTGACTTAGCAAACAAACCCACTGTTCAAAGTACAGCACCCGACAGTGTGATGTCTTCTGTGAGGGAAGGGAAAGGTATGGCACCATCGCAAAGTGGAGCGTCTGGGAGCAGAAACAAGGAGAAATCCGGTGtatcaaagaagaaaatcacaaagaaaagaaggaaagaaggaaccAGCATCAGTAAGAACTTAAAGAAGAAGGTTGGAGACATTGGCAAACGGACTTTTACAAGCACATCCCAAACAGTAATACAATCTCCTGAGAGCCTCAAGTGTGCTAATGTGCAGAATCCCAGTGTATCTCAGAAAGATGGGCATGACACTTATACCACCACAAAAAGTAAGACAGTTTTCAATGTCACACAGACAGTCAAAGATGATTCCAGTGCCCAAGTGAAAGTTGATGTGGCTTTCACAGATACAACCTCTAGAGAGACATTGGGGGCTACTTCAGATATGCCAAAGTCAAATATTCCAGACACAGAGAAACCTGCTCTAAGTACTGTAGGCACAAAGAAATCCACCCATACAGGTATACTGAAACCTACAGCTGGCACAAACAGGCTTAAGACAAATGCTACAAGCATTCCTCACAGCACTGCCAGTACAAGCAAGCTTTCTTCAAATGCCACAGCTGTTCCAAACAGTACAGACATACTTGTGTTCAATCCCAGTATTGCAGTTACAAGCAATGTCACTTCAAATGTTACAGCCAAAGAAGAATCACATGATGTTGATACCAACAGGTCTAAGTTAGACCATTCTACCTCAGAGTCTGATGCTATGTATAGCACTGCAGATGAAGATAGCTGTATTGTTAGTACCACAGATGACACTCAACTCATGGACATCACTGGTACAGGTAGACAGAGTACAAGTAGTAAGGATAAACTCAAGTCTGCTCTTGTTGCTGGTATGCAAGGCACTATCACAGGTGCAAATGACAGCATTACTGCTGATACCACAGGGAAAGATGGCGACAAATTTGATGAGACAGAAAGTGACATTTCTGCAACAACAGACAAAGATGACTCTTGCATTATCATAATAGATACACCAGAGAAACAACAAGAGTCATCATCTCATGAGCCAACCACAGCATCCACAAGTACCATGAGTGATGGAATTTCAGAACCAGAGACAGTAACCAAGACAAACACAAACCTGCACTGCCAAAGTTCCCAAGTGACGAAAGAGGTTTCAGTGCAACTAACCAGACTGGAAGATGAAATTATGATGTACCTTCTGAACAAACCAAAGTCAACCAACACAAAAGAGGAGAAGAACACGGCTATGACAAAAGCTTCCAAGGAAGTTCAAGATGGAGAGAGAATGGTTGAAGATGACAAAGCTGGGTCTGATAGGACATTATCACAGGACAATGAGACTCTTGTTGAGCAGTATGATAGGAAAGATGACAAGACGGAAAGAAACACTGTCTCCCAGCTACCACAACAAGAAAGCTGTCCTCAGTCAGTGCTGGCTATTGCAGCAGATGCTGATGAAAGCAGAGGTGATgaggcagacagacatacaGTAACCAGAACACCAAACATTGAGAAGTCACCAGACAGCAGCCAAGAAACCTTACTAGTTGTCACCACTAGCAAAAACAGTACCATTGAAGATTGTTGCCCACATTTGCCACAAAACTCCTGTCCACAGTGCCTCTCTGGATCTAAAGAGGAACATATTGAACAAGAGTTTGACAAGTCAAACAAAAGCTGCCCAGAAGCTGACAACGCCATCACTACACAAGACAAGAATGTATCTTCTGGAAAGGCCACCGACATCACCTCTGACGATTTGGACTTGCCACCCTCTGGAAAGATTGGGGACATCTCTTATACCGTAGATGAGATAGACTTGAACGAAGAGCCAAGCAATACTGATAAGAGCAAAGAGGGCGAAAATAGCCGTCATGGTATCAACAGTACTCCATGTAAGACTACAACTTATGAAGTGCAAGACAGCGTCAGACAGGAATTGCAAGTAGAAGCAGATACATCAACCAGCAATACCATAGATTCAGAAATAAATCTTGAAGTGTTGACTACAGGAAATCAGCACAACAACCCTTGTCAGGAGAAAAGAGAACAGAGAGCACACTTGGAGGAAACAATACAAAGGGTGTGGGAGAAATGTGGCTTCAAAAGTCTGCCATCAACTGTGACGGACACAAACACCATGGAAACATCAGAGGAAGAACCCAGGGTGAGTCTTCACAATAGTAATGAGGCTGATGATCATGATGTCATTTTGGCACCAGGGACCAATATTAATGCCAGTTCCAAGCCACCATCTGAGTCGGGACTTGTGCAGAATGACATAGGCCGCCCTAACAGTAAGTTTACTGAGAAATCTCTTGAGATGTCAGAAACAGAAAGCATAGGACCATGTTCAAGCACCACAGCTGCTACAAGTACCTACATGGATACTGATGATTTACAGCTCAGTGGAAAGGTGTCGTCAATACAAACAGCAGTTGAGGCAGAGGAGAACACAAGTTGTATGGATAGTTTAGAGGACTCATTGCTGTCAATGCAGAGTCAAGAAAGTGTGGAGATGTTTGCCAATATGTTTGTCAATGCCATATATGGAGAAGGTGAACCAGGTCACAAGTCAACCTTACCCTGGGAAGTGTACACAAGTTCATCAGACTCAGAAGTCAGTACAGGGTCAGACACTTCATCTGAAGAATCAGTAGACTCAGAGGAAAATGATGAACAGAATGACTGCAGTGTTTCAGACAATCCTGAAGAAGAGTCAAACAAGGAAAATGATCCTGTAAGTCCAGCAAACGTCCAAACATTATCTGACTTTGAAGACAATCATAACGACACTGTCATCACTAAAGACTCTGCCTCTGGTTGGGATGGCTCTGTTCCAAGCAAAGATGGTGCTACGGAGAATGAAAATTCAAACCAACCTAGGGGTCAGTCCAGTAATGCAGTGGCTAATAGCAGTAAAGGCTCTAACTCCCACAATGATGTTAGCCCACTTACAAGTCAACAAACAGAGACAGTTTTTGTTACAGAAGATGACCTGGACCTTGGTGCAGTGTCTGAGTTGGAAGATGCGACGAGTGATGATGAAAGTAGTACTTACAGTTTCATACCTGGTGACCACAGCCAGGGGCCTGAAGTACCAGAAGATGACGTAGAGGACTTCCTTGAGTCTGTTGACATCTCTCCTATCATTAAATCAGCAAATACTGTAGGGGGAACAGTTTGCCAGAAAAAGACGTGCAGACGAAGCTTGTTTGAGTACCAAGGAGGCAATGGAGTATCTGTAGTACCCAAGGAAGAAATGCAGGGAGATCTTCATCTGGTTCTAAACACCAGTAAGTCCAGTGAAGAAGACTGGTCAACACCATTGAAGCCACTTGTTGCTGACTACTCAAGTCCAGGAGACACACGGCAGGAGGAGGAAACATTGGAGGTGTTCAAGCCTTTCAGTCAAGATGTTGAGGGAGACCAGCTACTTTCAGACTACATGTCGGGAATAGAACCCATATTGAAAGATCACTTTGAACCAACAAAAGGGCCTGCTTTTGAAGAAGAAATAGCAcccaaacaaaacaaccag AAATGCGCAGAGAGCAAAGCAAAGGACCAAGAAAAATACAAGATTGGCTGCACCATCGTCAACGTCAAGGAGCACCTCAGAGGCACCAAGTATAGACGAAACAGAAACACAAGACATTGA
- the LOC136427636 gene encoding Rieske domain-containing protein-like encodes MDGAVAATPSPDPSKQEPVLVCTEAQLLREGRWSGQVHGRDVVVFHHQGGCYTMDRICHHAGGPLEDGDIEDIAGHACIVCPWHKIKITLDTGESLYRAIDPATIKQRPPRTRWTSKGVKQRMHTAEVRDGNVYVTLSNNEQKVDSDYYYSEEYKKLVSASKRGTT; translated from the exons ATGGACGGGGCTGTGGCCGCTACACCGTCCCCCGATCCCAGTAAGCAGGAACCTGTGCTGGTGTGTACGGAGGCGCAGCTGCTGAGGGAGGGCAGGTGGAGCGGACAGGTGCACGGCAGGGACGTGGTGGTCTTCCACCACCAGGGCGGCTGCTACACCATGGACAGGATATGTCATC ATGCAGGAGGACCTTTAGAAGATGGTGACATAGAG GACATAGCAGGTCATGCCTGTATTGTCTGCCCCTGGCACAAGATCAAGATCACCCTAGACACTGGTGAGAGTCTCTACCGCGCCATTGACCCGGCCACAATAAAGCAGAGGCCACCCAGGACAAGATGGACATCAAAAGGGGTGAAACAACGAATGCACACTGCTGAAGTCAGGGATGGAAACGTTTATGTGACTTTGTCAAACAACGAACAGAAGGTCGATTCTGACTATTACTACTCAGAGGAGTACAAAAAGTTAGTCAGTGCAAGCAAAAGAGGCACAACTTGA